A genome region from Rhipicephalus microplus isolate Deutch F79 unplaced genomic scaffold, USDA_Rmic scaffold_15, whole genome shotgun sequence includes the following:
- the LOC142784711 gene encoding uncharacterized protein LOC142784711 yields MSVFLILVFALADGKRVTLRFMAGNRENDPPPAQPPTPSPACDGDVDSDGALAAFPAAAASAEDVEELWSARKTRFFIAKYSEMKDLVGKTRALRTRRLLWKKLAEAINTEFLCNVTATQVENKWKSLDRAYKKSKKDNNSSGHHRVNCEYEE; encoded by the exons atgtcggtatttttaatcttggttttcgcccttgcagacggcaagcgcgttacgttgcggttcatggcagggaatcgtgaaaatgacccccctccggcacaaccgccgacgccttctcctgcctgcgacggcgacgttgacagcgatggggctttagccgcatttccagcagcagccgcgtcggctgaagatgtggaagagctttggagcgcccgaaaaacaaggttcttcatcgccaaatactcggaaatgaaggacttggtgggaaaaaccagggcacttcg cacaagaaggcttctgtggaagaagttggctgaggccatcaatacggagttcttgtgcaacgtgactgccacacaagtggaaaacaaatggaagtcgctggacagagcatataaaaagtcaaaaaaagacaacaattcttcaggtcaccaccgtgtgaactgtgaatatgaagagtaa